Proteins co-encoded in one Puntigrus tetrazona isolate hp1 chromosome 20, ASM1883169v1, whole genome shotgun sequence genomic window:
- the zgc:153157 gene encoding putative transmembrane protein INAFM2 yields the protein MRERDFMPNMERGKPATYTGDKKAKMAAKTNKKWVRLATVFAYVLSVSLAAIILAIYYSLIWKPTSASVSGRSDVFVPAAVMPINTNNITTSDVPTTNKTNNTPPVSLRSTETPTYAHSTSSHRQRRGDKKDHEGLLSIPTAKTNADQTGTFDSAHTHEKPGRFHTAEVSETSVLVAEASREPPSVHGSTSYTQQSGSQPNTWDSASPITDRASWTSYSARPDISSLTERGLELMEGSSPLQEESVTKDTENAASGV from the coding sequence ATGAGGGAGCGAGACTTTATGCCAAACATGGAACGGGGCAAACCGGCCACATACACGGGAgacaaaaaagctaaaatggctgctaaaaccaataaaaagtGGGTGAGACTGGCTACTGTATTCGCATATGTTTTGTCGGTGTCTTTGGCTGCTATAATACTGGCAATTTATTACAGTTTGATATGGAAACCCACGTCTGCGTCTGTGTCTGGAAGGTCAGACGTTTTTGTCCCGGCGGCAGTTATGCCCATAAACACAAATAACATCACAACAAGTGATGTACCGACTACGAACAAGACGAATAATACGCCGCCGGTCAGCCTGAGATCAACGGAGACCCCCACGTATGCCCACTCCACTTCTTCACACAGACAACGCCGGGGTGATAAAAAAGATCACGAAGGCCTTCTCAGTATcccaacagcaaaaacaaacgCTGACCAAACAGGAACATTCGACTCTGCGCACACTCACGAAAAACCAGGACGTTTCCATACAGCAGAAGTGTCGGAAACTAGTGTTCTTGTAGCAGAAGCATCCCGTGAACCTCCTTCGGTCCATGGATCCACATCTTATACTCAACAAAGCGGCAGTCAGCCCAACACGTGGGATTCAGCCTCTCCCATAACTGACCGAGCATCTTGGACAAGCTACAGTGCGAGACCTGACATCTCCTCTTTGACAGAACGTGGTCTGGAATTAATGGAGGGCTCGTCTCCATTGCAAGAGGAGTCGGTTACCAAGGACACAGAGAATGCAGCAAGTGGAGTGTGA